One Pirellulales bacterium genomic window carries:
- a CDS encoding DUF1572 family protein, translated as MDHVLTDLVHEFRRHKDLADRAMSSLDDAAFFQRPAEQVNPIALIVKHLAGNLKSRWTDFLTTDGEKPTRNRDGEFIVTPDDTRPALYAAWEQGWQTLFDTLASLQPADLGRLITIRGESQTVCQALIRGLCHVAYHTGQVVYLARLGNAEALWLTIAPGKSQQHQANYRKPV; from the coding sequence ATGGACCACGTATTGACCGACCTCGTTCACGAATTCCGACGGCACAAAGACTTGGCCGATCGGGCGATGTCGTCGCTCGATGATGCCGCATTTTTTCAACGGCCAGCGGAACAAGTGAACCCGATCGCGCTGATCGTGAAGCATCTGGCGGGCAATTTGAAGTCGCGTTGGACCGATTTTTTAACCACCGACGGCGAAAAGCCGACGCGAAATCGGGACGGCGAGTTTATAGTGACGCCGGACGACACGAGACCAGCCTTGTACGCTGCCTGGGAACAGGGCTGGCAGACGCTGTTCGATACGCTGGCCTCATTGCAGCCTGCCGATTTGGGCCGGCTAATTACTATCCGCGGCGAAAGCCAGACTGTGTGTCAAGCTCTTATCCGCGGACTTTGCCACGTCGCCTATCACACTGGACAGGTCGTGTATCTGGCTCGACTCGGCAATGCGGAGGCTCTCTGGTTGACGATCGCCCCTGGAAAAAGCCAACAGCACCAGGCAAACTACCGAAAGCCGGTTTGA